In one window of Paraflavitalea soli DNA:
- a CDS encoding M43 family zinc metalloprotease, which yields MPQLYCSRFYKISLTLLLSYAVWGCRKPHHEPGPPPITSIPEDEIVHIPVVVHVLYNKASFNISDEKIQTQLRVLNEDFRKKNADLSKTPAEFAGLTADAGIEFVLATKDPNGNPTNGIIRVLTQVDGWNGNNPSGSIPIADLTLFHTAQGGSDAWPSDHYLNIWVAEMSDRNGAMGLAGYSSYPGADAQVDGVVIDPRAFGTLVPLSPGHLLGRTATHEIGHWLNLLHIFGESDNCTSTDFVDDTPSTATRYLGIPVYPQFSCGHSNMFMNFMDYVDDEAMYLFTKGQRERMRKTFATGGGRNKFYLNVSEKSMDKANGPNSPFQTP from the coding sequence ATGCCCCAACTCTACTGTTCCCGCTTTTATAAAATATCCCTTACACTATTACTTAGTTATGCTGTGTGGGGATGCAGAAAGCCTCATCATGAGCCCGGGCCGCCTCCCATCACCTCGATCCCTGAAGACGAGATCGTACATATACCAGTTGTTGTGCATGTGTTGTACAACAAAGCAAGCTTTAATATTTCCGACGAGAAGATACAAACGCAGTTAAGGGTATTGAATGAGGACTTCCGGAAAAAGAATGCGGATCTGTCTAAAACACCGGCTGAGTTTGCTGGCCTGACAGCCGATGCCGGGATCGAATTTGTACTGGCTACCAAGGACCCGAATGGCAACCCTACCAATGGTATCATCAGGGTGTTGACCCAGGTAGATGGATGGAATGGCAATAATCCTTCGGGTAGCATACCAATAGCAGATCTAACGCTTTTTCATACAGCCCAGGGAGGCAGCGATGCCTGGCCTTCGGATCACTACCTGAATATATGGGTGGCTGAAATGTCAGACCGCAACGGTGCAATGGGCCTGGCAGGTTATTCCAGTTATCCCGGCGCAGATGCGCAGGTGGATGGGGTGGTCATTGATCCGCGTGCTTTTGGCACCCTGGTGCCTTTGAGCCCGGGCCATCTACTGGGCCGCACGGCCACGCATGAAATAGGTCATTGGCTCAACCTGCTGCATATATTTGGCGAATCAGATAATTGCACTTCTACTGATTTTGTTGATGATACGCCCAGCACAGCTACCCGCTACCTGGGCATCCCTGTCTATCCCCAGTTCTCCTGCGGGCACAGCAATATGTTCATGAACTTTATGGATTATGTGGATGATGAAGCCATGTACCTGTTTACCAAAGGCCAGCGGGAACGTATGCGCAAAACCTTTGCCACGGGCGGCGGCAGGAACAAGTTTTACCTGAATGTAAGTGAGAAATCAATGGATAAGGCAAATGGCCCTAATTCGCCTTTTCAGACTCCTTAG
- a CDS encoding efflux RND transporter periplasmic adaptor subunit, with protein sequence MKKRSIVRTLLTVVILIASIALIGWVLTNNKKKNAEKTAVVAQGNGNVAVRVSTVQKQSLDLDFGVNGNFMPGQQMDFSAENSGRVIQVLVDEGSVVTKGQTLAVIKTDQLNVDLESAQANYRNALKDKERYENAFKTGGVTQQQLDQANLALSNADARVAQAKIKVGDAYIRASINGVVNKRYIEPGAVVAPGTKLFELVDISRLKLQVTVNESQVANLKVGDKVKIKVSVFPDKDYTGTVSFIAAKADNSLSFPLEISLAANPGSQVKAGMYGTAIFNFPSQAPAVLIPRSAFIGSVSSNQVFVVKSDSTAALRKVIAGRVMGDKVEVLQGLQEGETVITSGQINLDEGSAISVVK encoded by the coding sequence ATGAAAAAGAGATCAATCGTACGTACCCTGCTCACAGTAGTGATCCTCATAGCATCTATCGCCCTGATAGGATGGGTACTCACCAACAATAAAAAGAAAAACGCAGAGAAAACAGCCGTCGTGGCACAGGGCAATGGCAATGTGGCCGTACGTGTAAGCACCGTACAGAAACAATCCCTGGACCTCGACTTTGGCGTGAACGGTAATTTCATGCCCGGTCAGCAAATGGATTTTTCTGCAGAGAATTCCGGCCGCGTGATCCAGGTACTCGTAGATGAAGGTAGTGTAGTGACCAAAGGACAAACACTGGCAGTGATCAAGACCGATCAGCTGAATGTAGACCTGGAAAGTGCGCAGGCCAATTACCGGAATGCCCTCAAAGACAAAGAGCGTTACGAGAATGCTTTTAAAACAGGCGGTGTTACCCAACAACAGCTGGACCAGGCCAACCTGGCGCTCAGCAATGCAGACGCCCGCGTGGCACAAGCAAAAATAAAAGTAGGTGATGCCTATATCCGCGCTTCCATCAATGGCGTGGTGAACAAACGTTACATAGAACCAGGCGCCGTAGTAGCACCCGGCACCAAATTGTTTGAACTGGTGGACATCTCCCGGCTCAAACTGCAGGTGACCGTCAATGAATCACAGGTAGCCAACCTGAAGGTGGGAGATAAAGTAAAGATCAAGGTAAGCGTATTCCCCGATAAGGATTATACCGGTACCGTGAGCTTTATTGCTGCCAAAGCAGACAATAGCCTCAGCTTCCCCCTTGAAATTTCTTTAGCCGCCAATCCCGGCAGCCAGGTAAAAGCCGGCATGTATGGAACCGCCATCTTCAATTTCCCTTCCCAGGCCCCTGCCGTGCTGATACCCCGCTCTGCTTTCATTGGCAGCGTGAGCAGCAACCAGGTATTTGTAGTGAAAAGCGACAGCACCGCAGCCCTGCGCAAAGTAATTGCCGGCCGCGTAATGGGCGATAAAGTAGAAGTATTACAAGGCTTGCAGGAAGGAGAAACAGTGATCACCAGCGGACAGATCAACCTGGATGAAGGTTCGGCGATCTCCGTAGTGAAGTAA
- a CDS encoding YegP family protein, with product MGKFVISQRSNGEFQFVLKAGNTEPILTSEGYTAKASCTNGIESVRTNSQDDSRYDKKTSSNNKFYFNLKAANGQIIGTSQMYESASGRDNGIASVKSNAPGATIEDTTV from the coding sequence ATGGGTAAATTTGTAATCTCACAAAGGTCCAATGGCGAATTCCAGTTTGTATTGAAAGCCGGCAATACCGAACCAATACTAACCAGCGAAGGTTATACTGCCAAAGCCAGCTGCACGAATGGTATTGAATCGGTACGTACCAATTCTCAGGACGATAGCAGGTATGACAAGAAGACTTCTTCCAACAACAAATTCTATTTTAACCTCAAGGCCGCGAACGGGCAGATCATTGGTACCAGTCAAATGTATGAAAGTGCATCAGGCAGGGACAATGGGATTGCATCCGTGAAAAGCAACGCGCCCGGGGCCACCATAGAGGATACAACAGTTTAG
- a CDS encoding DUF4919 domain-containing protein, with translation MTKTTLCLILSLLTAFCTYAQTTPVVELPAFNDEYSALVKQLEAGQTDIDYRAFREKFIESEQFKIASKRSKEYDSLKKEMYTQMGKRNAPEVIKITKQMLSINYTSMIAHKILRQTYSIIGDTSNAARYKAIQFGLLNSIVNNGDGNTCTTAWPVVQIEEEYFILQMLGADVLKQSTDTKGGHCDKMEVKTEEGEKKTYYFGISKIFEGYKKLMSK, from the coding sequence ATGACAAAGACCACTTTATGCCTGATTCTTTCCCTGTTGACGGCCTTCTGTACTTACGCGCAAACCACTCCTGTTGTGGAACTGCCAGCTTTTAATGACGAATATTCGGCCCTGGTAAAGCAACTGGAGGCAGGACAAACGGATATTGATTACAGAGCCTTCCGGGAAAAGTTTATCGAAAGTGAGCAGTTCAAAATAGCTTCCAAAAGAAGTAAGGAGTATGACAGCTTAAAAAAGGAAATGTATACGCAAATGGGCAAAAGAAATGCTCCTGAAGTGATCAAAATAACAAAGCAAATGCTGAGCATCAACTATACCAGTATGATTGCGCACAAAATACTCCGTCAAACTTATAGTATCATTGGCGATACCAGTAACGCTGCCAGGTATAAGGCCATCCAATTTGGCTTGTTGAATTCAATAGTAAATAATGGCGATGGGAATACCTGCACCACGGCCTGGCCGGTAGTCCAGATAGAAGAAGAGTACTTCATCTTACAAATGCTGGGAGCGGATGTTTTAAAGCAAAGCACGGACACAAAGGGCGGCCATTGTGATAAAATGGAAGTAAAGACCGAAGAAGGCGAGAAAAAGACCTATTATTTCGGGATCAGCAAAATATTCGAAGGGTACAAAAAATTGATGTCGAAATAA
- a CDS encoding TetR/AcrR family transcriptional regulator has translation MREQITQKAAALFTQYSVRSITMDEIAGSMGISKKTLYTWFIDKNELVETVYATPLQQLEADCTTTIRTASNAIQEIFLIWQSVKQTIGAMNETLLHDLQKYHHTAFERYTNFKKGFLFQVLLSNIKRGQSEQLYRAQIIPELIAGYQVSITGINTRQEINQQQLWPQATINEQLILHYLHGLATAKGIRLIEKYTKEYAEA, from the coding sequence ATGAGAGAGCAGATCACCCAAAAGGCAGCAGCCCTGTTCACCCAATACAGCGTACGAAGCATTACGATGGATGAGATTGCCGGCAGCATGGGCATTTCCAAGAAGACCCTCTACACCTGGTTTATCGATAAAAATGAATTGGTAGAAACAGTGTATGCCACTCCCCTCCAGCAATTGGAAGCAGATTGTACCACCACCATCCGGACGGCTTCCAATGCCATCCAGGAAATATTCCTGATCTGGCAGTCAGTTAAACAAACGATCGGCGCCATGAACGAAACACTGCTGCACGACCTGCAGAAATACCACCATACCGCTTTTGAACGATATACCAATTTCAAAAAGGGATTCTTATTCCAGGTATTGCTGAGCAATATCAAACGTGGTCAATCAGAACAATTGTACCGCGCCCAGATCATCCCCGAACTGATTGCCGGTTACCAGGTATCCATCACAGGCATCAATACCAGGCAAGAGATCAACCAGCAACAATTGTGGCCACAAGCCACCATCAACGAACAATTGATCCTGCACTACCTGCATGGCCTCGCCACTGCCAAAGGCATACGGCTCATCGAAAAATATACCAAAGAGTATGCAGAAGCATAA
- a CDS encoding HdeD family acid-resistance protein, with amino-acid sequence MTPLFTQYWWIFLLRGLFAIILGIIALLIPGVTFTTLVIFLGAYMLVDGIFSVITAISGRKTMEYWGWVLTIGILSILAGIVTFMNPFVTGAALLYLVAFWAIVVGLLEIVVSIRLRKVITGEGWYILAGILGIAFGILIILNPIAGAITITLIFGFYALIFGFILLSFAMRLRRRHKEATQKHYPSATR; translated from the coding sequence ATGACGCCGCTCTTCACACAGTATTGGTGGATCTTCCTGCTCAGGGGCCTGTTTGCAATCATTCTGGGCATCATCGCTTTGCTGATTCCCGGTGTTACATTTACGACCCTGGTCATCTTCCTGGGCGCCTATATGTTGGTAGATGGCATCTTTTCCGTAATAACAGCCATCAGTGGCCGGAAAACAATGGAGTATTGGGGCTGGGTACTCACCATCGGCATACTGAGCATACTGGCCGGTATAGTTACTTTTATGAACCCCTTTGTAACCGGCGCTGCCCTGCTCTACCTCGTGGCATTCTGGGCCATTGTAGTAGGTCTCCTCGAAATTGTGGTCTCCATCCGCCTGCGCAAAGTGATCACCGGCGAAGGCTGGTATATATTGGCCGGCATACTGGGCATTGCATTCGGCATCCTTATCATACTCAACCCCATTGCCGGCGCTATAACCATTACCCTGATATTTGGGTTCTATGCCCTGATCTTCGGATTTATCCTTCTCTCCTTTGCCATGCGGCTCAGACGAAGGCATAAAGAGGCAACACAAAAGCATTACCCTTCTGCCACCCGTTGA
- a CDS encoding efflux RND transporter permease subunit, which yields MKIAEISIKRPTLVIVLFTVLILGGLLSYRSLNYELLPKFSPSVVSITTVYPGASPSEVENTVSKKIEDAVSSMENIKKLETKSFESLSIITITLNSGADVDYALNDAQRKVNAILKDLPDDVDPPSLNKFSLDDLPIMTLSATGKLEEAAFFDLMDKRIAPVLSRVQGVAQVNLIGGQEREIQVNIDATRLQGFGLSLMQVQQSILASNLDFPTGSVQTREQDILIRLAGKYKNVEELRNLVVLNKNGVQVRLKDVADVQDVQKDVEKLARVNQQASIALQVIKQSDANAVAVSEQITASIQKLQKDYASAGLKIDIANDSSVYTLQSADAVIHDLILAVILVAFVMLFFLHSIRNALIVMVAIPASLIATFIGMSLLGYSLNLMSLLALSLVVGILVDDAIVVLENIYRHMEMGKNRVRAAFDATKEIGFTVTSITLVIVVVFIPIALSTGLAADILKQFCVTVSIATLLSLLSSFTIVPWLSSRFGKLEVITGKTFFGKIIVGFEKGLHRFTNWITNILKWCLGHKKTTLGVMLLLFFGSFYLVGAGFIGVEFFAKTDRGEFLVQIEMPKDASIEQTNAMTRRAEDLLKTKKEVTKLITTIGQSSDGMGASQSTAYKAEIDVQLVPKTEREDEANIYAVKTKRELEKVLIGAKVKTVPVSILGTAEQAPLALVVTGPQLDSVMRFANAAMAELKKVPGATEMRLSVEAGNPEISVQVDRDKMAALGLSLSNVGSTMQTAFSGNTDGKFRQGEYEYDINIRYEKFNRQNITDVSNLLFINDQGQQVRLSQFASVKEGSGPSQLERRDKSTSVTIQAQSVGRPSGTVAAEWQAMFDKLPRPVGVGYVWSGDMENQSEGFGSMGIALLAAIVLVYLIMVALYNSFVYPFVVLFSIPLAIIGAFLALALTNNSLNLFTILGMIMLIGLVAKNAIILVDFTNQRKAEGASTYQAVIDANHARLRPILMTTIAMVIGMLPIALAKGAGAEWKNGLAWVIIGGLISSLFLTLVVVPVMYAIFDKIINRINKGKKKQDIGQLMTEDYVAQEVHEGEFSPSHI from the coding sequence ATGAAAATTGCAGAAATATCAATCAAACGTCCTACCCTGGTGATCGTACTGTTCACCGTATTGATCCTGGGCGGATTGTTAAGTTATAGATCACTGAACTATGAGCTGCTGCCCAAGTTCTCACCATCCGTAGTATCCATTACCACGGTGTATCCCGGCGCATCCCCCAGTGAAGTAGAGAATACGGTGTCCAAGAAAATAGAAGATGCCGTATCGTCCATGGAGAACATCAAAAAATTAGAGACCAAATCATTTGAGAGCCTATCCATCATCACCATTACCCTCAACAGTGGCGCCGATGTGGACTATGCGCTCAATGATGCGCAACGGAAGGTGAACGCGATCCTGAAAGACCTTCCGGATGATGTAGACCCTCCTTCGCTCAATAAATTCTCGTTGGATGATTTGCCCATCATGACCTTATCAGCCACGGGCAAACTGGAAGAAGCCGCCTTTTTCGACCTGATGGACAAACGCATCGCACCCGTATTATCCCGCGTGCAGGGCGTAGCCCAGGTAAACCTTATTGGCGGGCAGGAAAGAGAGATCCAGGTAAACATCGACGCTACCCGGCTGCAAGGCTTTGGCCTTTCACTGATGCAGGTACAACAGTCGATCCTGGCTTCCAACCTCGACTTCCCCACGGGTAGTGTGCAAACAAGGGAACAGGATATCCTGATCCGCCTGGCCGGCAAGTATAAGAATGTGGAGGAGCTGCGCAACCTGGTAGTGCTGAACAAGAATGGCGTGCAGGTGCGCCTGAAAGATGTGGCTGATGTACAGGATGTACAAAAAGATGTGGAGAAACTGGCGCGCGTAAACCAGCAGGCATCCATCGCCCTGCAGGTGATCAAACAATCCGATGCCAACGCAGTAGCCGTGAGTGAACAGATCACCGCCAGCATCCAGAAATTACAAAAGGATTATGCCAGCGCCGGGCTGAAGATCGATATAGCCAACGACAGTTCTGTCTATACCCTTCAGTCAGCCGACGCCGTGATCCATGATCTTATACTGGCGGTGATCCTCGTAGCCTTTGTGATGTTGTTCTTCCTGCACAGTATTCGCAACGCCCTCATCGTGATGGTAGCCATTCCGGCATCATTGATCGCCACCTTTATTGGAATGTCTTTATTAGGTTATTCACTCAACCTGATGTCTTTACTGGCGCTTTCCCTGGTAGTAGGTATCCTGGTGGATGATGCCATTGTGGTACTGGAAAATATTTACCGCCACATGGAAATGGGCAAGAACCGCGTACGGGCAGCTTTCGATGCCACCAAAGAGATCGGGTTTACCGTTACCTCTATTACCCTGGTGATCGTAGTGGTGTTCATCCCCATTGCATTGAGCACAGGGTTGGCTGCCGATATCCTGAAGCAGTTTTGCGTAACCGTATCGATAGCTACCCTGTTGTCCCTCCTTTCTTCCTTTACCATCGTACCCTGGTTGTCGAGCCGTTTTGGAAAACTGGAAGTGATCACCGGCAAAACATTCTTTGGTAAGATCATTGTGGGTTTTGAAAAAGGATTGCATCGTTTTACCAACTGGATCACTAATATCCTTAAATGGTGCCTGGGCCATAAGAAAACTACCCTGGGCGTGATGCTCCTCCTGTTCTTTGGCTCCTTCTACCTGGTAGGCGCCGGATTCATTGGAGTAGAGTTCTTTGCCAAGACCGACCGGGGCGAATTCCTGGTGCAGATCGAAATGCCCAAGGATGCTTCCATCGAGCAAACGAATGCGATGACCCGCCGCGCGGAGGATTTGCTGAAGACCAAAAAAGAAGTGACCAAGCTGATCACCACCATCGGACAGAGCAGTGATGGAATGGGTGCATCCCAGTCTACCGCCTACAAAGCAGAGATCGATGTACAACTGGTGCCCAAGACCGAGCGGGAAGATGAAGCCAATATATATGCGGTAAAGACCAAACGTGAACTGGAAAAAGTACTCATCGGCGCCAAGGTGAAAACCGTACCCGTAAGTATCCTGGGTACCGCCGAACAGGCGCCCCTGGCCCTGGTAGTCACCGGACCTCAACTGGACAGTGTGATGCGCTTTGCCAATGCCGCCATGGCCGAGCTGAAGAAAGTACCTGGCGCTACGGAAATGCGTTTGTCGGTAGAAGCCGGCAATCCCGAGATCAGTGTACAGGTAGACCGTGATAAGATGGCGGCACTGGGCTTGTCGCTCAGCAATGTGGGCAGCACCATGCAAACGGCCTTCAGCGGCAATACAGATGGCAAGTTCCGTCAGGGTGAATATGAATACGATATCAATATCCGGTATGAGAAGTTCAACCGGCAGAATATTACGGATGTAAGCAATCTCCTGTTCATCAACGACCAGGGACAGCAGGTAAGGTTATCACAATTTGCTTCCGTAAAAGAAGGTTCAGGTCCCAGCCAGCTGGAACGCCGCGACAAAAGCACCTCCGTTACCATCCAGGCGCAAAGCGTAGGCCGTCCTTCGGGTACGGTAGCGGCTGAATGGCAGGCCATGTTCGACAAACTGCCGCGCCCGGTAGGCGTAGGTTATGTGTGGAGTGGTGACATGGAAAACCAGAGTGAAGGTTTTGGTTCCATGGGTATCGCCCTGCTGGCAGCCATTGTATTGGTATACCTCATCATGGTGGCGCTGTATAATAGTTTCGTGTATCCTTTTGTGGTACTGTTCTCTATTCCGTTGGCCATCATCGGCGCCTTCCTTGCGCTGGCGCTTACCAATAACTCCTTAAACCTGTTTACCATCCTGGGTATGATCATGCTCATTGGTCTGGTGGCCAAGAATGCGATTATCCTGGTGGACTTTACCAACCAGCGGAAGGCCGAAGGTGCCAGTACTTACCAGGCCGTGATCGATGCCAACCATGCCCGTTTACGTCCCATTCTCATGACCACCATTGCCATGGTGATCGGTATGCTGCCCATTGCCCTTGCCAAAGGAGCGGGTGCTGAGTGGAAAAACGGACTGGCCTGGGTGATCATCGGGGGCTTGATCAGCTCGCTGTTCCTTACCCTGGTAGTCGTACCCGTGATGTATGCCATTTTCGACAAGATCATCAACAGGATCAACAAGGGTAAGAAGAAACAGGACATCGGGCAACTGATGACGGAAGACTATGTAGCACAGGAAGTGCATGAAGGAGAGTTTAGTCCGTCGCATATATAG
- a CDS encoding TolC family protein codes for MDVKNNKTMKWLTLSLLLLTGLYSNSARAQAGGEQPAAGEAKALTLKDALNYALQASQTARKARLDVENGQYQIDEVKARALPQINGNAGLTYNPILQLSALPGELAGQPGKTLMVAFGQKWASSAGVSLSQNLFDQGVFTGLKAAKSTKEYYKINAQLTDEQLIEQVATTYYQVLVQRQKIGVLDTTLLNTSKVQTIIKGQFENGLAKQIDVDRIAVNISNLQTQRQQLLNGVTQLENQLKYAMGMAIQTPITLPAVEFTAIHPQTAPAGDSLNVSTRTEFRLLKQQETLLKYQKDAYKAENYPTLSLNGNYAYQGLGNKVPWFQKGSAGVNWFDYASVGLSLKVPIFNGFATRSRVRQADVSIRKLQEDIASTSLSLNLMYENAKTQINNSIIILNNQRENVQLAQKVFFNTQNNYNNGLATLTDLLDAENSLTEAQNNHSAALLDYRVAEIQLIKAQGNLKSLLNQ; via the coding sequence ATGGATGTGAAAAACAACAAAACAATGAAATGGCTCACCCTAAGCCTGCTGCTCTTAACAGGGCTGTACAGTAACAGCGCCAGGGCACAGGCTGGTGGAGAGCAACCCGCCGCAGGGGAAGCAAAGGCCCTCACACTGAAAGACGCATTGAACTATGCACTCCAGGCCAGCCAGACTGCCCGCAAGGCACGGCTCGATGTGGAGAACGGACAATACCAGATCGACGAAGTGAAGGCCCGCGCCCTGCCACAGATCAATGGCAATGCCGGCCTTACCTACAATCCTATCCTGCAGCTGAGCGCCCTGCCCGGAGAACTGGCAGGCCAGCCCGGCAAAACCCTGATGGTAGCCTTCGGACAAAAATGGGCCTCCAGCGCCGGGGTATCGCTGTCACAGAACCTGTTTGACCAGGGCGTATTCACCGGGTTGAAAGCCGCTAAGTCTACTAAGGAATATTACAAGATCAATGCACAGCTCACCGACGAGCAGCTGATCGAGCAGGTAGCCACTACTTACTACCAGGTATTGGTACAACGCCAGAAGATCGGCGTACTGGATACCACACTCCTCAACACCAGTAAAGTACAGACCATTATAAAAGGACAGTTTGAGAATGGACTGGCCAAGCAGATCGATGTGGACCGTATTGCGGTAAACATTTCCAACCTGCAAACCCAGCGGCAACAATTGCTGAACGGGGTCACGCAACTCGAAAACCAGTTGAAGTATGCCATGGGCATGGCTATTCAAACACCCATCACCTTGCCGGCCGTAGAGTTTACCGCCATCCACCCACAAACAGCGCCCGCCGGTGATTCCCTCAACGTAAGCACCCGCACAGAATTCAGGTTGCTGAAACAGCAGGAAACCCTGCTCAAATACCAGAAAGATGCTTACAAAGCAGAGAACTACCCCACCCTGTCGCTCAATGGCAACTATGCTTACCAGGGCCTGGGCAATAAAGTACCCTGGTTCCAGAAAGGCAGTGCAGGCGTCAACTGGTTTGATTATGCATCGGTAGGACTGAGCCTGAAGGTGCCCATCTTTAATGGCTTTGCCACCCGTTCCCGCGTACGCCAGGCCGATGTAAGCATCCGCAAACTGCAGGAAGATATTGCCAGCACCTCCCTGTCGCTGAACCTTATGTATGAAAATGCCAAAACACAGATCAACAACAGCATCATCATACTCAACAACCAGCGGGAGAATGTGCAACTGGCGCAGAAGGTATTCTTCAACACCCAGAACAATTACAACAATGGACTGGCTACCCTGACGGACCTGCTCGACGCAGAAAATTCCCTCACAGAAGCACAGAACAACCATTCTGCCGCCCTGCTGGATTACCGGGTAGCAGAAATACAACTCATCAAAGCACAAGGCAACTTAAAATCATTATTAAACCAGTAA
- a CDS encoding TetR/AcrR family transcriptional regulator, whose amino-acid sequence MAVKDSQTEQQIKDAARRLFFAEGRFNATTQEIADAAGVNRTLVNYYFRSRDLLFDQILKEARDTMDQRLDMAMSNETSFKKKIEHFIDIFTEQAFTYPYLDIYMVTRINEDVEKQNEIISDLKKTDRIKNFLKDVEAEIKKGTVEKMEPVQFLINLISLLSHPVVIQPLFKKIFNYSDKQYKQMLVARKELILKMLFK is encoded by the coding sequence ATGGCAGTAAAAGACAGTCAAACCGAACAACAGATCAAGGATGCGGCCCGCAGGCTTTTCTTCGCTGAAGGGAGGTTCAATGCCACTACCCAGGAGATAGCCGATGCAGCCGGTGTAAACCGGACCCTGGTAAATTATTATTTCCGGTCGAGGGACCTGTTGTTTGACCAGATCCTGAAAGAAGCCAGGGACACGATGGACCAGCGCCTGGACATGGCCATGAGCAACGAGACCTCTTTTAAAAAGAAGATCGAGCATTTCATTGACATCTTTACGGAGCAGGCATTTACCTATCCTTACCTGGATATTTATATGGTAACGAGGATCAATGAGGATGTGGAAAAGCAGAATGAGATCATCAGCGATCTGAAGAAAACCGACCGGATAAAGAATTTCCTGAAGGATGTAGAGGCAGAGATCAAAAAAGGCACTGTGGAAAAGATGGAGCCTGTACAGTTCCTGATCAACCTGATCTCCCTGTTGTCGCACCCCGTAGTGATACAACCCCTGTTCAAGAAGATATTCAACTATTCTGATAAGCAATACAAACAAATGCTGGTGGCCAGGAAGGAACTCATTTTAAAAATGCTGTTTAAATAA